The following are from one region of the Candidatus Poribacteria bacterium genome:
- the fabG gene encoding 3-oxoacyl-ACP reductase FabG, which yields MRLEGQVAIVTGGGGGIGKATCLAFAKEGADIVIPEVNIANAEAAAAEITALGRQCRVIETDVADGDSVRQMVQETLDTFGRIDILVNNAGIFSYTRIDECTETEWDRMMAVNLKGPFLCSQAVMETMKLQKSGRIINLGSLAGQVGGLVASAPYSASKAGVMCLTKSLARVLGEYSITVNSIAPGVAATEMAKNHPDMTDQIPLGRVADAAEIATAILFLASEEGRYVTGATLDVNGGIRMA from the coding sequence ATGCGTTTAGAAGGACAGGTTGCCATTGTAACAGGTGGTGGTGGAGGTATTGGAAAAGCAACATGTCTCGCATTCGCCAAGGAAGGTGCGGATATCGTAATCCCTGAAGTAAATATAGCGAATGCGGAAGCGGCTGCAGCAGAAATAACTGCGCTCGGTAGGCAATGTCGAGTCATTGAAACGGACGTAGCGGATGGCGACTCCGTCCGTCAGATGGTTCAGGAAACACTTGACACGTTTGGACGGATAGATATTTTAGTCAATAATGCTGGTATTTTTAGTTATACACGCATCGACGAATGTACGGAAACTGAATGGGATCGGATGATGGCTGTGAACCTGAAGGGTCCGTTCCTCTGTTCACAAGCAGTAATGGAGACGATGAAGCTCCAAAAGTCTGGACGGATTATTAACCTCGGTTCGTTGGCAGGACAGGTCGGGGGACTCGTCGCTTCTGCCCCATATTCCGCCTCAAAAGCGGGTGTCATGTGCCTCACAAAATCGCTGGCACGTGTGCTTGGAGAATACAGTATCACGGTGAACTCTATTGCTCCCGGCGTTGCAGCGACAGAGATGGCGAAGAATCATCCGGATATGACCGATCAAATTCCGTTAGGACGCGTCGCCGATGCCGCCGAGATCGCAACTGCTATCCTCTTTCTCGCTTCGGAAGAGGGACGCTATGTGACCGGGGCAACACTTGACGTTAACGGCGGGATACGGATGGCGTAA
- a CDS encoding FkbM family methyltransferase encodes MNPQLNYLVRSYLRWCPITDGKSFLLRLTKDWITPEDPIAVFETKYQFQLKANLANPEHQYLYFYGTHDERYIITKLLRIIEPGDICWDIGANIGFYTCLLASQVGDTGAVVAFEPAARTCGYLHENVSLNRFTNVTVVNKGIGDRAEQRHLYYSEAGLTEGTASLKYTDRRVVSERVTLDTIDNLFRELSVPDFVKIDVEGYQLEVLKGGEYYLKTHAPLLMVELKDVGETNRAIYGEIEAYISDLGYQLYEIEKHSIRRCEKLSDTTRRNFFLVKEHSRAFSRILPWLR; translated from the coding sequence ATGAACCCGCAACTCAACTATCTTGTTCGCAGCTACCTCCGGTGGTGTCCAATCACTGACGGGAAAAGTTTCCTTTTAAGGTTGACGAAAGATTGGATTACACCTGAAGACCCGATTGCCGTCTTTGAAACCAAGTATCAGTTCCAATTGAAAGCCAACCTTGCGAACCCTGAGCACCAGTATCTCTATTTTTATGGAACACATGATGAAAGGTATATCATTACGAAACTGCTAAGGATCATTGAACCGGGAGACATCTGTTGGGACATCGGAGCGAATATCGGGTTTTATACGTGCCTTCTCGCCTCACAGGTTGGGGATACTGGAGCAGTTGTTGCGTTTGAACCGGCGGCGCGCACCTGTGGGTATCTCCACGAAAATGTCTCTCTGAATAGATTTACAAACGTCACTGTTGTTAATAAAGGAATCGGCGACAGAGCAGAACAGCGGCACCTCTACTACTCCGAAGCGGGACTTACCGAAGGCACTGCTTCCTTAAAGTATACTGACAGACGAGTAGTATCGGAACGCGTAACGCTTGACACGATTGACAACCTTTTCCGCGAACTATCGGTTCCGGATTTTGTCAAAATTGATGTAGAGGGATATCAGTTAGAAGTATTAAAAGGTGGTGAATACTACTTAAAGACGCATGCCCCGCTCTTAATGGTGGAACTGAAAGATGTCGGTGAAACGAATCGCGCTATTTACGGAGAGATTGAAGCCTACATTTCAGATTTAGGGTATCAACTTTACGAAATCGAGAAACATTCTATCCGGCGATGTGAGAAGCTTTCTGACACAACAAGAAGGAATTTCTTCCTTGTCAAAGAGCATTCCCGTGCCTTTTCCAGAATCTTACCGTGGCTACGGTAG
- a CDS encoding phytanoyl-CoA dioxygenase family protein: MAVLSSEDRAFWEENGYVVIHDAAPPELIQKAQQAVWDFLEMDADDPDTWYPDPPRKSIMVEIYQHPALWATRQFPRVHQAFSEIRGTEKLWVSFDRASMSPPNAPGKFERTNLGLHWDMSVEVPVRFHVQGVLYLTDTAANQGAFTCVPGFHNKIDEWLKSLPEDADPRQQDLVALGAVPVPGKAGDLVIWHSALPHSAGINTGDAPRVAQYITMSPTGEANPEARERRINAWKERMAGFSGERPEKEHESGETAYLTDLGKKLLGLETWG; encoded by the coding sequence ATGGCAGTTTTGAGTTCTGAAGATCGCGCTTTCTGGGAAGAGAACGGTTATGTCGTTATCCACGATGCAGCACCTCCAGAGTTGATACAGAAGGCACAACAGGCTGTTTGGGATTTCCTTGAAATGGATGCCGACGATCCAGACACTTGGTATCCCGATCCGCCGCGTAAAAGCATTATGGTCGAAATCTATCAGCACCCCGCGTTGTGGGCAACTCGCCAATTCCCGCGTGTGCATCAGGCTTTTTCCGAAATTCGGGGCACTGAAAAACTGTGGGTAAGTTTCGACCGCGCCAGCATGAGTCCCCCCAATGCCCCCGGTAAATTTGAACGTACGAACTTAGGTCTCCACTGGGACATGTCTGTGGAGGTTCCCGTCCGATTCCATGTGCAAGGTGTTCTCTATCTCACCGATACTGCAGCCAACCAGGGCGCGTTCACTTGTGTACCGGGGTTCCATAACAAAATTGATGAATGGCTAAAAAGTCTTCCAGAGGATGCCGATCCGAGGCAACAAGATTTAGTGGCACTCGGTGCAGTTCCGGTACCCGGAAAAGCAGGCGATCTCGTTATCTGGCACAGCGCGTTGCCTCATAGTGCAGGCATCAATACCGGCGATGCGCCACGCGTAGCGCAATACATTACGATGTCCCCAACAGGAGAAGCAAATCCAGAGGCACGCGAACGCCGCATCAACGCATGGAAAGAACGTATGGCGGGTTTCAGTGGCGAGCGTCCAGAAAAGGAGCATGAATCGGGAGAAACCGCGTACCTCACCGATCTTGGCAAAAAATTACTGGGACTTGAGACGTGGGGATGA
- a CDS encoding WD40 repeat domain-containing protein has protein sequence MMNRNSYLFSVTLFIFSTLCLTTANAQQVSPWHLATLEGHTGEILNLKFSPDHATLASGSDDGTIRLWDTVTGQHKATLEGHTWGVTSLAFSKDSSTLASAADTEVWVWDVATGHRKAAFGEHTDEVTGIALSANGTVLASSSLDTTVRVWNVVNGTHSFTLEHSKAVIGVDLNPRGRTVASVSDAVYLWDATSGKEKGKISGSDVLSLAFSPTGRTLVTGHYDGWIRLWDVAAQQHKVNFARLRDRVTSVSFSADGRRIAGGDISNNIVLWDVISENKSGNKITEFVAPSEVLSFALTAEGTILASAGTDENIRLWDTTNGKQQKVFEGHTDWVNSVVFSPDEDTLVSGSDDGTVRVWDVAAGRHKITLEAHVRSVKQVAFSPDGSLLASLDSKEVRLWNTATWQRTATFAEPMNNLTSLAFCFDGRALAIGGANNVRVWDFTTENIKTTIPGESRNLAFSDDSRTLAIHSDAISLWNLDPSRWALTSSGAATDPVISVPPPTVPDVSVLPPTEPEITTQPLATATDLDLDAHDGDVRCVAYSPWGVVLASGGTDDTLRLWRTSTGELLNTYLHSGDVNSIAFSPNDTWIASGSDDGKLRLFKWN, from the coding sequence ATGATGAATAGAAACAGCTATTTATTCTCTGTTACATTGTTCATTTTTTCAACCCTATGCTTGACCACTGCAAACGCTCAACAGGTTTCGCCATGGCACCTTGCCACACTTGAGGGACATACAGGCGAAATCTTGAATCTGAAATTCAGTCCTGATCATGCCACGCTTGCCAGTGGCAGCGACGATGGCACAATCCGCTTGTGGGATACTGTTACGGGACAGCACAAAGCGACACTTGAGGGGCATACGTGGGGTGTCACGAGTCTCGCCTTCAGTAAGGATAGCAGCACGCTCGCAAGTGCAGCCGATACAGAAGTATGGGTGTGGGATGTTGCCACTGGACACCGCAAAGCCGCGTTTGGTGAGCACACAGACGAGGTCACAGGAATTGCCCTAAGTGCCAATGGTACCGTCTTGGCGAGTAGCAGTCTTGACACAACGGTGCGAGTCTGGAATGTGGTAAATGGTACACATAGTTTTACGCTTGAACATTCCAAGGCAGTGATAGGCGTTGACTTGAATCCAAGGGGCAGAACGGTTGCAAGTGTTTCAGACGCTGTATATTTATGGGATGCGACCAGTGGGAAAGAAAAAGGCAAAATTTCTGGGAGCGATGTTCTCAGTCTTGCCTTTAGTCCTACAGGCCGCACCCTTGTAACTGGTCATTACGATGGCTGGATAAGACTGTGGGATGTTGCCGCTCAACAGCACAAAGTAAATTTCGCGCGTCTCAGGGATCGGGTCACAAGTGTTAGTTTCAGTGCTGATGGTCGTAGGATTGCTGGCGGGGATATAAGTAACAATATAGTTCTGTGGGATGTTATCAGTGAAAATAAAAGTGGAAATAAAATAACCGAGTTTGTAGCACCAAGTGAGGTGTTGAGTTTTGCCCTCACTGCGGAGGGCACTATATTAGCTAGTGCTGGGACGGATGAGAACATACGACTCTGGGATACGACTAATGGGAAACAACAAAAGGTGTTTGAAGGTCATACTGACTGGGTGAATAGTGTCGTTTTTAGTCCCGACGAAGACACGCTCGTAAGTGGGAGCGATGACGGCACGGTGCGAGTGTGGGATGTCGCTGCTGGTCGCCACAAAATCACGCTTGAAGCGCATGTAAGGAGTGTAAAACAGGTCGCTTTTAGTCCCGATGGGTCTCTACTTGCAAGCCTGGATTCTAAAGAGGTACGCCTGTGGAATACTGCCACATGGCAGCGCACAGCCACGTTTGCGGAACCTATGAATAATTTGACAAGTCTTGCGTTCTGTTTTGATGGCCGCGCGTTAGCAATCGGAGGAGCAAACAATGTACGTGTATGGGATTTTACCACAGAGAATATCAAAACCACCATCCCCGGAGAATCTCGGAACCTTGCGTTCAGTGACGATAGTCGCACCCTTGCTATTCATAGCGATGCGATTTCTCTGTGGAACTTAGATCCCTCAAGGTGGGCACTCACATCATCAGGTGCTGCCACGGATCCAGTTATCAGCGTGCCACCTCCGACAGTCCCAGATGTCAGCGTGTTACCTCCCACAGAACCTGAAATTACGACACAGCCTTTGGCAACCGCCACAGATCTCGACTTAGATGCACATGATGGGGATGTCCGATGCGTCGCCTATAGTCCGTGGGGCGTTGTCCTCGCCAGCGGCGGCACAGACGATACATTGCGGTTGTGGCGCACCAGCACGGGGGAACTTCTCAATACCTATTTGCATAGTGGTGATGTCAACAGCATTGCCTTTTCTCCAAACGACACATGGATTGCCAGTGGAAGTGATGATGGCAAGCTGCGGTTGTTTAAGTGGAATTAG
- a CDS encoding aldo/keto reductase translates to MEYRTLGRAGVNVSPLCLGTMMFGGPTNEKDSIRIIHKALDAGINFMDTANVYNDGESERIIGKAVRENREKWVIATKVHGSMGDDVNAAGSHRFNIMSAVEASLKRLDTDHIDVYYLHRWDAATRIAESLRALDDCVRQGKVRYIACSNFEAWRVCEAFWTSEKYGLEEFVCVQPLYNIVNRDPEVELLPFCEKYGVGVVPYSPLARGVLAGKYLPGEDPPKGSRAARKDRRILQTELREESYEVAQKLKPLADAHGKTLTQFSLAWVLANPTITSVIIGPRTMAQLEDNLGCLDCTPTEADETTIDELVPPGEHTGKGYNDPAYPVLGRFREA, encoded by the coding sequence ATGGAATATAGAACACTCGGACGCGCAGGCGTGAACGTTTCACCCCTCTGCCTCGGCACAATGATGTTCGGGGGACCCACAAACGAAAAAGATTCAATTCGGATTATCCATAAGGCGTTGGACGCTGGCATTAATTTTATGGACACCGCGAACGTCTACAACGACGGTGAATCGGAACGGATCATCGGGAAAGCCGTCCGCGAAAACCGAGAGAAATGGGTTATTGCGACGAAGGTACACGGCTCAATGGGAGACGACGTGAACGCAGCGGGTTCCCACCGATTCAACATCATGTCAGCGGTGGAAGCGAGTCTCAAACGCCTTGATACAGACCACATTGATGTCTATTATCTGCACCGTTGGGATGCCGCCACGCGAATTGCGGAATCCTTACGAGCTTTGGACGATTGCGTGAGACAGGGAAAGGTGCGCTATATTGCCTGCTCTAACTTTGAGGCGTGGCGCGTTTGCGAGGCATTCTGGACGAGCGAAAAGTACGGACTGGAGGAATTTGTATGCGTCCAACCCCTTTATAACATCGTAAACCGGGATCCTGAGGTAGAGCTGCTGCCTTTCTGTGAGAAATATGGTGTGGGCGTTGTGCCGTATAGTCCGTTGGCGCGAGGTGTGTTAGCAGGGAAGTATCTGCCCGGCGAAGATCCGCCTAAGGGGTCAAGAGCAGCGCGAAAAGACAGGCGGATTTTACAGACCGAACTTCGTGAGGAGAGTTATGAGGTGGCACAAAAGTTAAAACCGCTGGCAGATGCGCACGGCAAAACCCTGACGCAATTCTCATTGGCGTGGGTGTTGGCAAATCCAACGATTACCTCTGTTATCATTGGACCGCGCACGATGGCACAATTAGAGGACAACTTGGGGTGTTTAGATTGCACGCCAACGGAAGCCGACGAAACAACTATTGACGAGTTGGTCCCGCCTGGCGAACATACCGGGAAAGGGTATAACGACCCAGCCTATCCGGTTTTAGGACGGTTTAGAGAAGCTTAG
- a CDS encoding T9SS type A sorting domain-containing protein, translated as MIAQILPIPGGALTNNIRSVAFSHDNTMLACGTSGNAVHLWDYNSDNEKYIYRTKFEGHAEPVNSVAFSPYGVVLASASDDDTVRLWRAHNGQALDTLSAHTADVNSVTFSRDDAFIATGSDDDTVILWKWSAEADTWVHHKTLDHHDSDVRSVAFNPSGSVLVSASADKTISVCDGRTGDYRASLREHTDAVNSVAFSFQGNAIASGSDDGTVKQLTYTEDVSIADKGISLTLPPDLISDVAFGANATYFVLNAQFPTLTGVNDADVFYDECTITLDLPGVPDKAVGILDRENSRLDNPGYYMFLIKTPRRKVGDASAASANALAGALPVVGSIVSTLTGIVEGSQVFEALKATADPETTITNPWDTYGHPKGSLKFLLLVQNQVTGIGIKMELKYQLKSAARKFWFDPTYTATYSQTLPLTVTAAAPSAQAIKLADYPPFQMLPPKVQEYLLRHFGELMNTSRDWQIPEETSLLPNYPNPFNPETWIPYQLAKPGDVTLTLYDIQGRVVRHLDLGHQRAGMYHSRGRAAYWDGRNAQGEPVASGVYFYTLKAGDFTATRKMLIRK; from the coding sequence GTGATTGCACAAATCCTCCCAATTCCGGGGGGTGCCTTGACCAACAACATTCGGAGTGTCGCCTTTAGTCATGATAACACTATGCTCGCTTGTGGAACGAGTGGTAATGCGGTCCACCTTTGGGACTATAATTCTGATAACGAGAAGTACATATACCGGACTAAGTTTGAAGGGCATGCGGAGCCTGTGAACAGCGTCGCTTTTAGTCCATACGGGGTTGTGCTTGCGAGTGCAAGCGATGACGACACGGTACGGCTCTGGCGCGCACACAACGGTCAAGCCTTGGACACACTCTCAGCACATACAGCTGATGTCAATAGTGTTACTTTCAGTCGCGATGATGCCTTCATTGCCACTGGCAGCGATGACGACACCGTAATCCTGTGGAAATGGAGTGCTGAAGCGGATACATGGGTACACCACAAAACACTTGACCACCACGATAGCGATGTGCGGAGTGTTGCCTTTAACCCGAGCGGATCGGTGCTGGTGAGTGCGAGTGCGGACAAAACCATAAGCGTGTGCGATGGACGCACAGGGGACTACCGGGCCTCACTGAGGGAGCATACCGATGCGGTCAATAGCGTCGCGTTTAGTTTTCAGGGAAATGCGATCGCGAGTGGGAGTGATGACGGCACGGTGAAGCAGTTGACATATACCGAAGATGTTAGCATTGCCGATAAAGGTATCAGTCTGACGCTTCCACCGGACCTCATATCGGATGTCGCTTTTGGAGCAAATGCAACCTACTTTGTCTTGAACGCACAATTTCCAACGTTGACAGGTGTTAATGATGCAGATGTCTTCTATGACGAGTGTACAATAACACTTGACCTCCCAGGTGTCCCAGACAAAGCGGTAGGTATATTAGATCGAGAAAATTCGCGCCTTGACAATCCAGGCTATTATATGTTCCTCATTAAGACCCCCCGAAGAAAAGTGGGGGACGCATCAGCTGCGTCAGCAAATGCCTTGGCTGGTGCTTTGCCTGTTGTAGGTTCTATTGTCAGTACGCTAACAGGAATTGTGGAAGGTTCGCAAGTGTTTGAAGCACTAAAAGCCACCGCGGATCCCGAAACTACAATAACGAATCCCTGGGATACGTATGGTCACCCGAAAGGTAGTCTTAAGTTTCTGCTTCTTGTCCAAAACCAAGTGACAGGAATAGGTATCAAGATGGAACTCAAGTACCAGTTAAAAAGCGCGGCGCGTAAGTTTTGGTTTGATCCGACTTATACGGCGACGTATAGCCAGACATTACCGCTAACAGTTACGGCAGCAGCGCCGAGTGCACAAGCGATAAAACTTGCAGACTATCCGCCGTTCCAGATGCTACCCCCGAAAGTGCAAGAATATCTGCTTCGTCACTTCGGAGAGTTGATGAACACCAGCAGGGACTGGCAGATTCCAGAGGAAACATCGCTATTGCCAAACTATCCGAACCCATTCAACCCAGAAACGTGGATACCGTATCAGTTGGCAAAACCTGGGGATGTGACGCTGACGCTTTATGACATTCAAGGACGCGTGGTACGGCACCTGGACTTGGGGCATCAACGTGCGGGTATGTATCACAGTCGGGGTCGTGCGGCGTATTGGGATGGCAGAAACGCACAAGGGGAACCCGTTGCGAGTGGTGTCTATTTCTATACTTTAAAAGCAGGTGATTTCACGGCAACGCGCAAGATGTTGATTCGGAAGTAG
- a CDS encoding xanthine dehydrogenase family protein subunit M produces MEKFSYVNATSLEQVTSLLSESGWGEVMLIAGGTDLLGELKEYIETPKTLVNLKTLPGMDSIEADASGLKIGALATITDIAMHPTIQHHYTVLAQAAVSVATPQIRSVGTLGGNLCQRPRCWYYRDESTNCLKKGGDTCYAVDGLSKYHAILGGDPVYIVHPSDLAPALIALGASVKIVGPEGEKTMSLEEFFTLPAANPFRENVLEPNEIVVEVSVPTPKPNTRSFYLKAREKGAPDFALASVAGVFQMNGKTCEAASVVLGGVAPAPWRSKEAEAALTGKMINDAVSQQAGSDAVKDAQPLNDNAYKVTLTQNLVSRAAMMAAS; encoded by the coding sequence ATGGAAAAATTCAGTTACGTTAACGCTACCAGCCTGGAGCAGGTCACTTCTCTGCTGAGTGAAAGCGGGTGGGGTGAAGTTATGCTTATCGCCGGCGGCACGGATCTGCTTGGGGAGCTCAAAGAGTATATTGAGACCCCTAAGACGCTCGTTAATCTTAAGACGTTACCCGGAATGGATAGCATTGAAGCCGATGCATCTGGTTTGAAAATCGGCGCGTTAGCCACTATTACTGACATCGCTATGCATCCGACGATTCAGCATCACTATACTGTTCTGGCACAAGCGGCTGTCTCTGTCGCGACACCACAGATTCGGAGCGTCGGAACGCTCGGTGGAAATCTCTGTCAACGTCCGCGGTGCTGGTATTATCGAGATGAATCCACCAATTGTCTCAAGAAGGGTGGAGACACCTGCTATGCTGTTGATGGCTTGAGCAAATATCATGCGATCCTCGGTGGTGATCCTGTCTACATCGTGCATCCTTCGGATCTCGCACCAGCGTTGATAGCCTTGGGTGCCTCGGTTAAGATCGTCGGACCCGAAGGCGAGAAGACTATGTCGCTTGAGGAATTCTTTACTTTGCCAGCTGCGAATCCGTTCCGAGAAAACGTGCTTGAACCCAATGAGATTGTCGTTGAGGTTAGCGTTCCAACACCGAAGCCCAATACAAGAAGTTTCTATCTAAAGGCGCGCGAGAAAGGCGCACCTGACTTCGCATTGGCGAGCGTTGCTGGCGTTTTTCAGATGAACGGGAAGACCTGTGAAGCCGCCAGTGTCGTTCTCGGTGGTGTTGCCCCTGCACCTTGGCGTTCTAAGGAAGCGGAGGCTGCACTCACCGGCAAGATGATTAACGACGCTGTGAGTCAGCAAGCTGGTTCCGATGCCGTCAAAGACGCACAGCCCTTGAACGACAACGCTTATAAGGTAACCTTAACACAGAATCTCGTCAGTCGAGCCGCAATGATGGCTGCAAGCTAA